Below is a genomic region from Fusobacterium canifelinum.
CTGGTTTTATGATAGATGAAGCCTTGACTAAACTTTCTGAAAAATTAAATCCCCAAGAAAAGAATATAGTCATAGTTCATACTGGAATTTCTGGAAGTACAGACACTTTACCTGGATTGGTTTCAACTTCTATATTAGATTTATTTAAAGATAAGGCTATATATATTGCAGGTGGGCATATACATTCATTTACAACTTATCCAAAGGAAAAACCTTACTTTTTTGTTTCGGGTTCTTTGGAGTTTTCTAATGTTCAAAATGAAAAATCTGATAAAAAAGGCTTTGTCTTATTTGATACAGATACTCTAAACTATGAATTTATAGAGTTAGAGCATAGAAAAAGAATAAAAAAAGATTTTTCATATAGTAATTTTTCAAATTTAGAAATTGAGTTTGAAAATTTTGTTAAAGAATTGAATTTAACAGGTGAAGAAATCTTAGTTATTTCTGTATCTCTAAATAACAATAACTATATAAACACTGAAAGCTTAGAAAATATTGCTGAAAAGAATGGAGCTTTAAAAACACATATTCTAATTAAAAATATTTTAAATATAGGAACTAGTGAAGAAAATAACTCTGATTTAAGTATAGATGAATTAGAAAAAAATGTAATAAATACTTGGAATATCCCTGAAATTGAAAAATTTTCTAAAAGTTTTGGTAGACTTAAAGAATTATTTTCAAATGATGATAGAGATAGTTTTTTAGAATTGTTTGATAAAACTTTGGAGGTGAATGAAGATGATAATTAAAAAAGTACAACTTGAAAATTATCGTTCTCATTCTAATATAACTGTTGAATTTACTAAAGGAGTAAACCTTATTTTAGGTAAGAATGGGAGAGGTAAAACTTCTATACTTGAAGCTATCAGCACAGTTATGTTTAATACTAAGGATAGAAGTGGTAAGGAAACTGGGAAAAGCTATATCAAATTTGGCGAAAAATCTTCAAAGGTAGATATAGATTTTATTGCTAATGATGGTAGAGAATATAATTTAAAAACTGAATTTTTTAAAACAAAACCTAAAAAACAAACTTTAAAAGATATGATAGGTTCTGAATATGATGGAGATATTCAAGAGAAATTAGAAGAACTTTGTGGAATAAAAAAAGGTTTTGAAGAAACTTATGAAAATATAGTTATTGCTAAGCAAAATGAATTTATAAATATCTTTAAAGATAGTGGAACCACAAGAGAAAAAACTTTTAATAAGATTTTTAATACTCAAATATATAAAGAAATGTATGATAGCTTTTTAAAAGAAGCTATTGATAAATATAAAGAAAAAGTAAAAGATTTAGACAAAGAAATAACTTTTTTAAAAGAAAATATGGAAGATAAAGAACAGATTACAAATTTTCTTAAAGAAGAAAAAGAGTTAGAAAAAAATTTACAAGATAGATTTAAAAATATTAATGTTGTATCTAAAAATTTAGAAAATGAAATAAAAGACTATGAAACAACAGAAATAGAATTAAATAATTTAATTAAAAATATTAAAGAGGAAGAAAATAAAATAAAGAAATATTTAAGTCTTTTAAAAGAAAATATTATTGAAGCAAAACAAGCTAAAAAAGCAAAAATAATTGTTAAAGAAACTGAAAAGTCTTATCTTGAATACTTGGAAATTGAAAATAGATTAAAAGATTTAAGAGAAAATCTTGATAATTTATTGGATGAACAAAAATTAAATATTCAATATCAAAATAATATAAAGATATTAAAATTAAATAATGAGAATTTAAAAACTGATATTATTAACTTAGAAGAAAATATTTCTAAAAATTCTGAGAAAAAAGAAAATTTAGAAAGTGAAATATCTAATCTTAAAATTAAAGAAGAAAATTTAGATTTAAAATTAAAAATATATATTAATTTGCTTGATGAATTAGAAAAATTAGAAGATTTTAAAGATAAAAAATTAGAAGATAAATTAAAGAAAACAACAGAAATTGACATTCTAAAAAAAGAATTAGTTTCTAAAAATGACTTATTTAAAACAATTAGTATTGAAGAACTTGAAAAAAAGTTATCTAATTTTCAAGAACTTGAAAAAGAATTAAAACTTTTAGAAGAACAAAAAATTATTTTTGAAACTGAAATAAAAACCTTGAAAAAATCAAGTAAAGAACTGTCAGATAAAATTTGCCCTTTTTTAAATGAAAAATGCCAAAACTTAGAAGATAAAGAAGCAGAAGATTATTTCTCTTCTAAAATTTCTATAAAAACAGAAGATTTAGAAAATTTGAAAAAAAATATAGAAGAAAAAACTCAAATTCTAGTTGAAAAAGTAGTTTTTGAAGATAAGAAAAAGCAATATTTTGAACTTGAAAAATCTATAAAAGATTTAGAACTTTCTTTAAAAAATGAGGAGATTAATTTAAAAGAAATTGAATTAGATATTAAAAACTTGGATATAGATATTCAAAAACTTATTGAAAATCAAGAGTTTCAAAATAGTCAAATGCTAAGAGAAAAGAAAAAAGAATTAGAAGTTGAACTTAGAAATCTAAACTTAGATGAAAAAAGAGAAAATTTAAAAAATCTTCTTGAAAATTTGGAACTAGAAAAGGAAAAGATTTTAAAAAATCAAAACTCAATAGAAAGCAATTTAAAGGAAATTGATGAGTATTCAAAAAAAATTAAAGAGGATACAAATAAAAATATTGAGAATATAAAATCAGAAATAAAAACTTTTGAAAATAAACTTGATGATTTAAAAAATCCTTATAATGAATATCTAAAAAATAATGTCTTGGCAGAAGACTTAGAAAATTTACTTTTAAAAGTAAATAAAAATATTAAAGAACTTTATTCTTTAAGAGCTGATAAGAATTTATTAAAAGAAAAAGTATCTGATTTAGAAGAAAAAATAAAAAATATAAAAATAGATGAACTTAAAGAAAAATATGATACTATTAAAGAAGAATTAAATGAAATCAATAAAAAATTAGGTTCATCACAAGAAAAAATTGAAAACTATAAAAAAATATTAGAAAAAATATCTTCACAAGAAGAAAAACAAAAAAAATTGCTTATTGAATTTAAAAAATTAGAAAATAAATTTAATAAGGCTAGTTTAATAAGAAATGAAGTAGGACAAATGGGTAGAGCTATTTCTAAATATATGCTTAGTGGTATTAGCAATATTGCAAGTGTTAATTTTAACAAGATTACAGGTAGAACTGAAAGAATTGAATGGAGTAATGAAGAAAAAGATAAGTATGCCGTATATTTAGTAGGGCGAGAAAGAAAAATTGCCTTTGAGCAACTATCAGGAGGAGAACAAGTTTCTGTTGCGATAGCAATAAGAGGAACTATGACTGAGTATTTCACTAATTCTAAATTTATGATTTTAGATGAACCTACAAATAATCTTGACACTGAAAGAAAAAAACTACTTGCAGAATATATGGGAGAAATTTTAAACAACTTAGAACAAAGTATAATAGTTACTCATGATGATACCTTTAGAGAAATGGCTGAAAAAATAATAGAATTATAGAGGAAAAAATGAAAGTAAATTATGATTTAAAAATGGAAGAAATGTTGAAGGAAGTTACTCAAAGTGGAAAGAAAAAAAGATTG
It encodes:
- a CDS encoding metallophosphoesterase family protein — encoded protein: MKIVHCSDLHLGKRFSGNKDYVKKRYMDFFNAFATFVDKVEKIKPDVCLIAGDIFDKKEINPDILSKTEYLFKRLRDNVKKDIIAIEGNHDNSRILEESWLEYLQEQNILKVFYYNKDFEEKNYLKIDDINFYPVGYPGFMIDEALTKLSEKLNPQEKNIVIVHTGISGSTDTLPGLVSTSILDLFKDKAIYIAGGHIHSFTTYPKEKPYFFVSGSLEFSNVQNEKSDKKGFVLFDTDTLNYEFIELEHRKRIKKDFSYSNFSNLEIEFENFVKELNLTGEEILVISVSLNNNNYINTESLENIAEKNGALKTHILIKNILNIGTSEENNSDLSIDELEKNVINTWNIPEIEKFSKSFGRLKELFSNDDRDSFLELFDKTLEVNEDDN
- a CDS encoding AAA family ATPase, coding for MIIKKVQLENYRSHSNITVEFTKGVNLILGKNGRGKTSILEAISTVMFNTKDRSGKETGKSYIKFGEKSSKVDIDFIANDGREYNLKTEFFKTKPKKQTLKDMIGSEYDGDIQEKLEELCGIKKGFEETYENIVIAKQNEFINIFKDSGTTREKTFNKIFNTQIYKEMYDSFLKEAIDKYKEKVKDLDKEITFLKENMEDKEQITNFLKEEKELEKNLQDRFKNINVVSKNLENEIKDYETTEIELNNLIKNIKEEENKIKKYLSLLKENIIEAKQAKKAKIIVKETEKSYLEYLEIENRLKDLRENLDNLLDEQKLNIQYQNNIKILKLNNENLKTDIINLEENISKNSEKKENLESEISNLKIKEENLDLKLKIYINLLDELEKLEDFKDKKLEDKLKKTTEIDILKKELVSKNDLFKTISIEELEKKLSNFQELEKELKLLEEQKIIFETEIKTLKKSSKELSDKICPFLNEKCQNLEDKEAEDYFSSKISIKTEDLENLKKNIEEKTQILVEKVVFEDKKKQYFELEKSIKDLELSLKNEEINLKEIELDIKNLDIDIQKLIENQEFQNSQMLREKKKELEVELRNLNLDEKRENLKNLLENLELEKEKILKNQNSIESNLKEIDEYSKKIKEDTNKNIENIKSEIKTFENKLDDLKNPYNEYLKNNVLAEDLENLLLKVNKNIKELYSLRADKNLLKEKVSDLEEKIKNIKIDELKEKYDTIKEELNEINKKLGSSQEKIENYKKILEKISSQEEKQKKLLIEFKKLENKFNKASLIRNEVGQMGRAISKYMLSGISNIASVNFNKITGRTERIEWSNEEKDKYAVYLVGRERKIAFEQLSGGEQVSVAIAIRGTMTEYFTNSKFMILDEPTNNLDTERKKLLAEYMGEILNNLEQSIIVTHDDTFREMAEKIIEL